From a single Nicotiana tomentosiformis chromosome 2, ASM39032v3, whole genome shotgun sequence genomic region:
- the LOC104117074 gene encoding uncharacterized protein — protein MEEEDRLKSENIQQANLIKELEEEEQAHRDLINVYEKQYKDNAEKIAEYEKYFVELLKDKPQEGIAVKLMGSLPKIWNFTEGRLATAKECCKSVKRVLRVQEIKEHRYNERLGYKAIQAHLQLDNMSLFLALLGDIAVENMARLVFRAVLEGGKDNVRGAISRHCAFFKTIKEADAAAFQSGLFQELEETWLLGSFKDDIHMYDTVYQLCLDKIINQASVVGWFNVLDEDFVSVLGPIVDEIEKELERNRCSGGVN, from the exons ATGGAAGAAGAAGATCGGCTAAAAAGCGAAAATATCCAACAAGCAAACCTTATAAAGGAGCTTGAGGAGGAGGAACAAGCACACCGAGATTTGATCAATGTCTATGAAAAGCAATATAAGGACAATGCTGAAAAGATTGCGGAGTATGAAAAATACTTCGTAGAA CTTCTTAAAGACAAACCGCAAGAGGGAATAGCTGTAAAACTCATGGGTAGTCTGCCGAAAATCTGGAATTTCACAGAGGGCAGACTTGCAACAGCTAAAGAATGTTGCAAGTCTGTAAAGCGAGTGTTAAGGGTGCAAGAAATTAAGGAGCATAGATATAATGAACGGTTGGGCTATAAAGCTATACAGGCACATCTACAACTAGATAACATGTCTTTATTCCTCGCTTTACTAGGAGATATCGCAGTTGAGAATATGGCTAGGCTCGTCTTCCGTGCAGTTCTTGAAGGAGGAAAAGACAATGTTAGAGGAGCTATATCAAGGCATTGTGCATTTTTTAAGACGATAAAGGAAGCAGACGCTGCTGCATTTCAAAGTGGACTGTTCCAAGAATTGGAGGAAACGTGGCTCTTGGGTTCCTTCAAGGATGATATACACATGTATGATACAGTATATCAGTTGTGCTTAGATAAAATCATAAATCAAGCTAGTGTCGTTGGCTGGTTTAATGTGTTGGATGAAGATTTTGTCAGTGTGCTTGGACCAATCGTGGATGAGATTGAGAAGGAGCTTGAACGAAATCGTTGTTCTGGTGGCGTTAATTAA